The region GAGGCTTCGACAGCCTCGGGCGGCTCGGCAGCTGTCTCGGCAGCCTGAGGCGCGTCGGACGACGCCTTGTCTTGCGGAGACACGGACGTATGGCGCGGAGGCAGCGATGGGGGTATAGGGACCGCGTCTGTCATGTCCGGGCGCAGTCCAAACACGCGTCCGGCTCGCGATGGCGCTGGTCTCCGTTGTCCCATGCCTTTTCGCGCAGAcccagcggcgcctgcgaAACCCGTGGCGAAGGTACGGCCTACGCCGCCAAGTCCCGACATGAAAGCAttcgtgcgcatgcgcgtcTCTTCGTCcgtcgtcgatgcacgCGTCTTATCGAGGAATGAATGCACCGGCTGCGTGGATGTGTACCAAGCCATGCCGTCGCTCGATGGCGAGAGCAGTTGCTCCAAGTACGTTTGGATCGCCTGGCAtgctgccgcgctggtAAGGCCCCTTATGAGCGGCAACGCTGGCGGACGCGACATGTTCGACCCAAGGGGCCGTCGCTCGTACATTCGCACCAGGTCGGCCTGCAGTGCCTCAAACTGGGGCCATGAACGTAGGACCGCATACCCATCTGCCGCGTCTTCCTTCTCGCCTGCTTCGACCGTGACGAGCACTTGCATGGAGCGAGGATCCACGGGACGATCCGGCTTGGTCTGCGTACTCACATCCACCACTGAGATAGATCGCGATGGACTGGTATGCACCACCGTTTTGCCGCGAGCTTCTGCGACAAACATATCATACAGTGTCTGCAACCGCTTGAGCAATGCTTTACGCAGAGGCTTGACCATGTTGGGCTGGATGTCGTCGGCCTTGAGGagcgcggccatggcggTGCGTACGCCCTTGGTGCCTGAGGTCTCGGGCAAGATGGCGAGGGAGGCTTGAACGACCGTTCGCACATCACTGGCATACAGGTCCGACGAGCTTGCCTCGTGGCTCACAGATTcatcgagggcctcgagATTCGAGTGCAGCTGGATGAGCACGGCCCCTTCAGGAGGCTCGAGCGTCGGATCTAGCCGGGACAGGAATGAGTACCAATCGTCGTACGTATTGCTGTCTTTCTTGTTCAGCACGTCCCCTACTTTTTTTGGGTAGCGAACTTTGTAGGTCTCTTTGGGGAGGCGACTAGTTTCGAGggagcgcggcagcggcggctCCTTCACGTCAGGTGGGATGTTCATCGGGACGGCCGGCTCTGCCGTATCGGATACTGGCAGCATTTGCTCCGTCTCCTCGGATGGCTCGTCCTGGGACAGGCTCGATTCTCGCAGCTCACTCAACATCTCTTCGAGGTGGTCCGGAAGagacgacgagggcgacTTGATGCCGCTCGGTGCGTCGAGATCCCTCAGCGCTTCCTGGACGTCGTGGCTGGCCGTGGGCTGTGCAGGTGTTTTGGGTGCCTTGGTACGTGGCTCGTACGTCAGTCGCTGCTCTGGCAGTCGGCCGTACTGCAAAATATAGCCGTTCAAGACATCGGGGTCGCTGTAGGTCTGCAATAGCGTCCACAGCTGCTTGGACGCAAGTTCGGATAgcagcgccaccaccaTGGGTGAGTGGCGATCTTCCTCCGGCAATGTCTGCCTGAGAAGCGTGCTCATGGACGTCTGTAAGCTCTCGATCCGAGCGGATGCATTGTCCCACAGACCAGGTGACGGGGCGTCTTCTGACCGCTTATTCTGCATCGCCGTCACGATGACAGagagcgccgtgagcgaGAGTTCTGTCGCAACCGTCGTCCGACTGTACTGCTCGAGCCGGAGGGCTATTTGGgcgagcacatgctcggccGCCGCGATGGCCTCATCAGGAAACGTCGGCAGGCCAAACGAGATGGGGTCAAACCAATACTGAATGCAGTCGCGGCGGACCAAACGCAAAATGTGCTGTGCCTCCGACTGGCAGGCGGGTGGCAACGACGCCAACGTACAGCGCCCCGGACTGGTGGAGGCCGCGTCATGGCGACGTGTGTGAGGCAGCATGTCCTGCACACGCGATCGAAGCACCTCGATGACGTTGTGCTCGCGCTTTGCATCGATATGGGCAGTGCGCTCACCCGGCAGGGCGAGCTCGATGTATTCACGCACGGTAGGGTGACATGTGAGCGCGACAGACAAGAGGGCCACACAGACCATCGGGAGGAATCCCATGCCCATGACCACGAGCGATAGCGCTCCGATCGCCATCGACACGGCCATGGTGGGCGATATGGGCGGCGACGGCACTGATGCAGCGGGTGCAGGCGGGGACGTAGGCTGCACCATAAGAAGCGTCGTCGACAGGAGCAACCACAgccagcgcgtcgtgcgctttgGTGTCACACCTCCACCGGCCACGGTGGTCTATGGGGGTCCATGGTCTGTGGCAACTGCTGCAGCCGGTCGGTCGGCCCGTGACACTCGAGTCGTTGCAGGGCAAGCGACTAGCGATCGATTCGTCTATCTGGCTGTATCATTTCCAGATGGCGATGCGTGATCGGGATGGGCGGACgatggcgcacgcgcatctCCTTGGATTCCTGTGGCGCATTCTCAAGTTGCTCTACTACGGCATCAAGCCTGTGTTTGTTTTTGATGGCGGTGCGCCTGAGCAGAAACGACGAACACTGATACAGCGcaagcagcggcgcgcgacggcggctGAATCGTATGTGAGAACGGCGGAAAAGCTGCTGGCTGCACAGATGCGGCAGGCTGCTCTTTCGCGGCCGGAAGCTCTTGAGCCAGGGACTGTTTTTCATGACGAAGTGAATGCGGCACCTGTCAAGTATGTTGTGCCCAAGGATCCGTACCAGCTGCCAGCCATGCCACCGAATGCACTGCGTGCGTCGGACCGAAAAGACATTCGCCTCGCCACCGAGGCagagctgcgtgcgttgGTACATTCCATGGCGCCGGAAGACCTCGATATACACTCTGATCTGTTTACGAATTTGCCTCCTGAGCTGCAGTACGAATTGGTGGGCGACCTGCGCATGCAATCGAGAACCACGTCGTACAAGCGTCTGCAAGACATGTTGCATGCGGCCCCTACGGCGATCGACTTTTCCAAGGCCCAGGTCGCTGCGCTGAAAACACGCAACGATCTCACGCAAAAGGTACTGACCGTCACGGACGAACTGGGCCATGCGAATATCCCCATGCGTGTTGAGGGACTCCGGAATCGCGAGTATGTCTTGACCCACATCGATGCCGGGGACGGCGGCTTTGCGCTGGgtgcgcgagacgctggaaCGTCACGAGATAAGCCTATTGTGATCGAAGACATCAAGCCTGTGAtcgaggaagaggacgaggaggaggagaTGGACGACGTGGACATTCCCACGATGCCGCCGAAGGTCGAGGCTATGAGCCCGCCGCCTCACGAGGAGCTTcgcgagctcgacgagccaGCGCTTCGATCCCATTCGGAGCTCACTCGAGTAGGCGAACTTCCTCCAGAGGCGCCTACCGCCCACCCTTCGTCCCCTGCGTTCGAGTTCCTTGGGGCCTCGCCAGAGCTCTCGCCATGCGAGTCGCATGTCTCACCCGACACCAGGCCTTCTAGTCCCATTCGAGGCGCCGTATCCCCGTCATCGTGGGAGGCCGAATCAGCGCACCTGGAGCAAGCGCCAGCGAACGCAGGCCGCGGCAAGTCACCGACTCCTACTCAGCCGCATGAAGCGCCCCTCGAGGCAGCGTCTCCTGGGGCGTCTCCTGCCTCTTTTGAGCATGTCTCAGAGCCTCGCACGGAAGGACGTAGTACGGCGCGTGACTCGATCGAGCCGCATGTGATGCCCCGGAAGACTGC is a window of Malassezia restricta chromosome III, complete sequence DNA encoding:
- a CDS encoding DNA excision repair protein ERCC-5, producing the protein MGVHGLWQLLQPVGRPVTLESLQGKRLAIDSSIWLYHFQMAMRDRDGRTMAHAHLLGFLWRILKLLYYGIKPVFVFDGGAPEQKRRTLIQRKQRRATAAESYVRTAEKLLAAQMRQAALSRPEALEPGTVFHDEVNAAPVKYVVPKDPYQLPAMPPNALRASDRKDIRLATEAELRALVHSMAPEDLDIHSDLFTNLPPELQYELVGDLRMQSRTTSYKRLQDMLHAAPTAIDFSKAQVAALKTRNDLTQKVLTVTDELGHANIPMRVEGLRNREYVLTHIDAGDGGFALGARDAGTSRDKPIVIEDIKPVIEEEDEEEEMDDVDIPTMPPKVEAMSPPPHEELRELDEPALRSHSELTRVGELPPEAPTAHPSSPAFEFLGASPELSPCESHVSPDTRPSSPIRGAVSPSSWEAESAHLEQAPANAGRGKSPTPTQPHEAPLEAASPGASPASFEHVSEPRTEGRSTARDSIEPHVMPRKTAHSALGDATVLVEEPRIEPRATSAQPVPLSPESPPNERDLMALPTETHAKQIPTEPSPPPEPPLFMPSPSPPPLGLDGFPLSDTVEEEPELEADQTEFADFASATSGQSLPDMRRQVEADVDALRRERARLKQPEQETTHQMTLEIQAMLRLFGLPYITAPMEAEAQCAQLSIQHLVDGIITDDSDVFLFGGSPVYRHMFNHRQSVECYWMSDMERELGLSRTRLIQLAFLLGSDYTEGLTGVGPVLAMEILSLYPGDHALESFRDWWREVQMGHDTMPRSKVRARIQRALRDKVHLSSDWPDVYEREAYVAPHVDDSDEPFVWGHADLDAIRAFLHEYLHWPASKTDQYVLPVLEQQRKTARLQRVQATLDQAGFVGGRVPHKATSFTSTRLQHAVEQFRASKRPRPST
- a CDS encoding sorting nexin → MVQPTSPPAPAASVPSPPISPTMAVSMAIGALSLVVMGMGFLPMVCVALLSVALTCHPTVREYIELALPGERTAHIDAKREHNVIEVLRSRVQDMLPHTRRHDAASTSPGRCTLASLPPACQSEAQHILRLVRRDCIQYWFDPISFGLPTFPDEAIAAAEHVLAQIALRLEQYSRTTVATELSLTALSVIVTAMQNKRSEDAPSPGLWDNASARIESLQTSMSTLLRQTLPEEDRHSPMVVALLSELASKQLWTLLQTYSDPDVLNGYILQYGRLPEQRLTYEPRTKAPKTPAQPTASHDVQEALRDLDAPSGIKSPSSSLPDHLEEMLSELRESSLSQDEPSEETEQMLPVSDTAEPAVPMNIPPDVKEPPLPRSLETSRLPKETYKVRYPKKVGDVLNKKDSNTYDDWYSFLSRLDPTLEPPEGAVLIQLHSNLEALDESVSHEASSSDLYASDVRTVVQASLAILPETSGTKGVRTAMAALLKADDIQPNMVKPLRKALLKRLQTLYDMFVAEARGKTVVHTSPSRSISVVDVSTQTKPDRPVDPRSMQVLVTVEAGEKEDAADGYAVLRSWPQFEALQADLVRMYERRPLGSNMSRPPALPLIRGLTSAAACQAIQTYLEQLLSPSSDGMAWYTSTQPVHSFLDKTRASTTDEETRMRTNAFMSGLGGVGRTFATGFAGAAGSARKGMGQRRPAPSRAGRVFGLRPDMTDAVPIPPSLPPRHTSVSPQDKASSDAPQAAETAAEPPEAVEASQDGARPSAAHTESRDVDDAPSMQDVNALLTAVFAVTREALNMHEAWTLRRGMLRVIEQFIRSTYLHTVSDVLAYFSSKLATTEQASWLRQLRETCWPHDTWNTASTPARTPEEMQKRADEARAIVLSYTPPQAAYALGIGGKQAVMDALGTVHQVVTDPMVSLDLHLALLLRVMDLAVGTASGSSG